From the Thermoanaerobaculia bacterium genome, the window TCGCGCGCGAGATCCGGCTGCGGCTCCCGCTTCCGTTCACCGAATCCCTGCTTCCCGCGGGCAACTTCGAGCTCCATCCGCGCGCCGTCGCTCTCGCCCTCGCCCTCCAGCTCCTCGCCATGCTGATGTTCGGCCTCTACGGGCCGCGGGCGCGAATGGCCGGATCTCTCTCCCGTCAGCTCCTTCCCGCGCAGGCGGCGCAGCTGCTCGGGTTCGCGACGGTCTTCTACTTCTTTCCGCACCGTGCCGTGCCCCGGAGCGTCCTCGTGCTCTATCTCGCGATCGACGGGTTCTTCCTGTACGCGGAGAGGGCGGGAATCCGGCGGCTCGCGCTCTCCGGCGGCCGGCGGCGCGTCCTGATCGTCGGCAACGCGGTGGACGGCGAAGTGCTGGCGGATGCGATCCGCCGGCATCCGTGGACCGGGATCGACATCGCGGAAATCGTCCGGACGGGAGAAGCGGCGGGCGCTTCGGCCGTCGCGACTCCCGAAGATCTGTCTCGCCTCATCGATCGGACCGGCAGCGATCACGTCCTCTTCGCGCCGGAGGCCGCCTCCTTCCGGGATCGGGCGATCGAGCATCTGGCGTTGAGCGGCCGGACGTCCCTCTGGGTGCTCCCGTCCCCGTACGAGACGCTCATCGGAAGGCTGCGCTTTCGCCCGCTCGGCGAGCTGCCGCTCCTCGAGATTCGGAGCGCGCCCCCGCAGGGCGTCGGCGCCGCGGTCAAGCGGGCGATCGACGTTTTCGCCGCCGCGGCCGGCCTCCTCCTCCTCTCGCCCGTCCTCGCCGCGGCCGCGCTCGCCGTGTGGACCCTGTCCGGCCGGCCCGTCCTCTTCCGGCAGGAACGCGTCGGACGGGACGGAAAGGTGTTTCGCCTGCTGAAGCTCCGCACGATGCGGCCGGACGCGGAGGAGGAAACGGGAGCCGTCCTCGCCT encodes:
- a CDS encoding sugar transferase; translation: MQKRTVDRPVWRWAAVAGDAAAALAALALAREIRLRLPLPFTESLLPAGNFELHPRAVALALALQLLAMLMFGLYGPRARMAGSLSRQLLPAQAAQLLGFATVFYFFPHRAVPRSVLVLYLAIDGFFLYAERAGIRRLALSGGRRRVLIVGNAVDGEVLADAIRRHPWTGIDIAEIVRTGEAAGASAVATPEDLSRLIDRTGSDHVLFAPEAASFRDRAIEHLALSGRTSLWVLPSPYETLIGRLRFRPLGELPLLEIRSAPPQGVGAAVKRAIDVFAAAAGLLLLSPVLAAAALAVWTLSGRPVLFRQERVGRDGKVFRLLKLRTMRPDAEEETGAVLASRADPRVTRVGRWLRTTRIDEIPQLVNVLRGEMSLVGPRPERPEFVDRFEREIPGYALRFAVRPGLTGFAQISGEYDTSAQIKLRYDLAYVNNWSLAMDAVILARTLPVVLSRRGF